Genomic DNA from Oryza sativa Japonica Group chromosome 5, ASM3414082v1:
GTGGCAGTAGTTTAGCACACTCTTGGTATTTGATGTAAATCCACTTCTAGTATTTGATGATGGGAGCATAGTCACCTACCTAGGATGCACCAGATTTCTGCTCATATCTGTTTCAACAAGCAGCAAGTGCGCATGACTTCATTTTTGCAATGAATCAGTTTTGAAGGAATCATTCTGTTAGTCTTCAGGACAGACATGTAAATATCATCTAAGATGTACTTGTCAGTACATATCCTACTATCTTGCATAATAATGGGGAAACTGCGGGTCTGTTTTTCAGTTGTTAGCATGTTTGTTCTGTAATTTGATGCAAGAAAAGTGCCAGGGTGAAGTGGCATTCGTCTTATAGGTGGCATTTGGAAACTTCAGTGCAAGTAAGGGGATGTGATTTTTGTTCTATATTTTCAGGGCTCATATCACGTGTCATCCATTAAGTCTAAAATGATTTTGTGATAGGTGATTATAAGCCTTCTGTTGTATGTCAGCACTTCAGTGAATAATTCAGTAACAAGGGTGCATGCTTATAAGCATGGCTCATGGCAACGCTGGAAATTTGAAAGTGCTCTGTTTGGACCCTGTTATCAAATCTTGAATCTTGAAGAATTATATCCATGTTAAGTAAACCTGAAAGATCATAATATGCTAGAGTTCCTCATTTTCAATTCAAATAGCACAATGTTGTGCTATCAGGACACTGGGCCACTGAACTAACTAGTACCATATCAGTATTAACAACTGTACTCTGTTCTCTTGCGATTAGCTTAATTATATGCAATTCAACTAATCAACCGGCCATTCCAAGGAATATAAGATTTCAGTGTAACAGTATTTATTAGCATTCAGATAACATAAGCCTACAATAGTGTCAGTTACATTGAATCAACCAATCAACAGCAATCTCAGATAATAAATCACATGTTTTACATACGCTTAATTGCATTCAATTCAACTAATCAACAGGCCATTCCAGGACAAAAGTATAGTACTATATCTCGCTTCTGCTGCAAAGCACAATGTTCAGTGCTGATATCTTCTGGAACTTAACCTGCGGACAGACAGATCAAACAGCTTGTGTCGATGCAGCTGAGCGCATTATCAATGCTATCTGGAAATTCAAAACCAGACAACGCCGGCGCCCCTGAAGATTCGTTCACATTCCTCTGGTTCATATTCATTCATTGCTTCAGGCATCAACCAGTAAGAGGAATAAGAATCATCAGAAATTTTTTATGATGACAAAAGTAGAGTTTCATTCTCGAGAGGCTCCATCAAACACATCTCAAAACCACACCAAGAGAGGTTTCCATTCCAGTGTCCAAGATTGATACAAATTCCATACACCAAAGGCTTCCATTTCAGAACCCAGATTGAAACATACTTCATTTCATACACCAGAAAAGCAGAAAAATACTTCTTCATTAACTTCCAGATTGATACAAATATCATACACCACAAAGGCAAAAAAAGACTTCTTTATTAACTTCCAGATTGATATCTTTCATACACCAGAAAGGTAGAAAAAACGACTTCATTAACATTTCTTCAGAGGCGAATCTAGAGCACGGAGGACCCGAGTGCACACTTAATTTACGCATGTAATAGAAATGTAAATGTAACATATACAATGACAAAAAATGCTTACCAAAATGAAAAATCCGGTAGTACATGTCTACATGGCAATGGGCAAAATACATAATTAAGAATAACCTTGATGAGACGATAATAACCTGTAAAAAAGTGCTAATTAGATGGGGAAAAAATTGATGACTTACTTGACATGATTTCAGTACTAAAACTCCTGGTCCTCAAGTCCCGCCAAATTCTTTAGACCTTCTTTTCAATAAGCAAAACTATAGCCCCAATTGCAAACCCTAACAATATAATTCAATTCAATATAGGGGAATCGGTAATCAATCAATTGAAACACTATCTTATTGCTTCAAAAGAAATTAATTTGCACCAAAATTGGTCAAGAAATATTTTCATACCATCACAATGCAGACGTGGAGGGCTTGATGCCTTGATGCCGCAACCTGCAATCAGCGATTCCTGCTCGATGAGGCGTGCTACCCTGCCGTGCTGAGCGCCTGAGCGGTTAGCCGGTGGCCAGCGATCATGGCAAGTGGGTGCGCCGTGCAGTGCCTCCGCTCCGCTGCTTCCGGCTTCCGCCGTTCTGCGATTTGGGGGCGTCGGTCTGGGCATTttgcgcgaggcggcgagggaCGTGTCGCGGCTTTTCATTTTCCCTCTTTCTTGGGCCTTCATGGGCTGCCTGCAGCCTGCTAGGCAGCTGAAGGTGgtgcacatatttttttttctagggaGTACACAAAAGGTGGAGATTAGATGCTAATAACTAAAAGCTAAATTTTTCCCTGGTGCCTGTGCACTCGGCAAGCTCAACATGGCGTTGCCCCTGCATTTCTTTATCTACTTCCAATAAGATGGAAATCTAAGACACAGGGATTGATAGAATTTGACAGAGTTAACAGTTTCTAAACATCCTACGATTAAAACTGGTTTTTTTACACTCTACTCCGACGATGGCCGCTGATCGAACTCTTCCAACGCCGGCTGCATTTTCTCCACCCTTGCCTCGTCTGATCAAACTCTTCCAACGCCAACTGCATCTTCTCCACCCTTGCCACCTGCAAACAACTGATAGACAAGAAGCAGCAAAAGAAAATACATTATGTAAATATAATTGAACCTGTGGATGCAGATATCGTGGTCCTAGTTGGCGACGACAGATGGCGGCGGCAGGGAGgcccggacgcggcggcggccatcctCCGCTTCTCCCTCCACAGcttccgccgccgtcctcttcctgccagcaccgccgccgccgcatctcccgcTTGGCCGCGGCCCTCGCTCCAGGACACGACAGAACCAGTCGAACTGGTCGGCACGGACGAACAGGCGGTAATCGACGGCAATAAGGAAGCGCCGTTCGAGGCCGGCCATCTCCCTCGCGCGGATCGCGGCGTCCGAGCTGGTCTCGAACACCACGGTCCACCTCGTCGGGAGCCTGTAGATGGGCCCGCCGAACTTGGCGCCCACGAAGatcgcgacggcgacgagtcGGTGCGCGGTGGACGGGTCGATGAGGATCCCCGCCTCCCGCGCGGCGCCGCTGCGTATGAACCGGATCAGGTAGATCCCGGCGAGAACGTAGCACGCGCCCTGGATCTCGATCACATGGCGGACGCTCTCCTGCTGGATGAAGGTGTGGATGCGCTCAAGGAACTCACCGATCCGGACGGtgggcgtcgcgccgccgcggaaGGCGCGGATGAGGTCggagtcggcgtcggcgtcggcggcggtggcgtggcagAGGGCTTCGGCCTCCacgagcgcggcgaggagggaaaGGGATCGAGGGATCCCGCGCTCGTCGTCGCGGAGAACGGCGTGATCGCCGTCGTCGGGTGCCACGGCGTCTgcagcggccatggcggcagaaGGGTCTCGCGGAAAGGGACGGATCAAGATTGCTAGGGTttggcgcgcgggaggggattAGGGTTTCAAGCTGGAGGATTTGATAGAAGAGAGGACGATCGTGCGCATACAATACTTTTATAATGGGCCTCCCGGTCCGGCACGACCCGAGATCGGTATGGCCCAGGCACAACCCAATAAGTCGGCCGGTCGGCCCATGCCGGGTTGGCCCGAAGGCACGGGAATATGGCAGCCTATCgtgctttttttttgaaataagtctattttacgtccTCTTTTAGGTTGTGACTGATCGACTCATCGCCTGTTCGTCCGCTTCGTCTTGGTACCCCGCTGGCCGCCTACGCGGCTATGCCCTAACCTACGACTGCAAGCTAGAGAGGCAGAGAGACTGCGCGAGGCTACTGGCTACGCGTCATGCTCGGCGAGTCGGCGGCAGCCGGCAGCCGGTTGCAACCAGCGACTCAGCGAGGCAGTCAGCTGCGAGCGGCCGGATGACGCCCTCTCCGTGAATCCGTTCAGTTCAGTACTGCGACTGTGAGGTACCCAATTGCTCCTCTTCGAATCTCTGATGTATGCCAagtatatatgtttaaattttGGGATTTAAATTCTACTCCCCAATTGCTCCTCTTCTGAAATTACTTATTAATTTCTAAATTCACAGTGAAATCATGTTGCCTAAAAAACACGCATCTGGaagtgagaaaagaaaaagaagaaaagaatagaGGAATTGATAAAATCACAAAGTGGAGCTATTACCGTAATGTCTCAAGAAAGATTAAATGGTTTGGTAACTTTATGCatatagaagaatttattagaTGAAATTGATATAGATGCCATTGTCAATGACTTCACATCATTAAATGTTAGAAGAAAATTTTAAGGTAAGATATATAACTTGTTTGATAATAATGTTTTTTTATGCATTGCATTTATTTGAAACATTGTTATATTATTAGTGTTGTATTAAAGGGCCCATCCTTTTAGCTTTGCTCCAGGCCAGTAAACTGACAGGACTGGGCCTAGACGCCAATCCGTGTGCTGCCGAGCTCCATTACTGCCGCCGTTCTCGGCCTCCGAGCCCTCAAGCCCcatctcctcgtcgccggccgggaGAGGAGTGGCACTGGCGAGCTctcgcgccgccaccgagctCGCTGGCCAATGAGAGTGAGAGggcggcgtgggagaggtgAGAGTTGGCCATAGTGGAGCTCGAGTTGCCAGCCACTGACGACGTAGTTGTCGCTAGCCTTCGTCTAGATCCAGGCAGCGCCGTCGAGCTCTAGCCCAGACCTTGCTCCTCCTCGACGCCTGAGAGGAGAGAGACGCTAACGGTGGCAACCGAGCTCCCGTGTCACTCTTGTCGAGCTCGTTGTTGCCTTCCGCCACTGCCTCGGCCTCCTCAACCCCCGCCGTGTCCCAAGCCTTCTTGGCTGCTGCCTCCGCGAGGATTGAGGCGGGGCACCGTGGAGCTGTCGTCACCCCCCCTTCTGCTGCTTgcgcgccgccgagctcgtcgtTGAGCCaccgcctcggcctcctcgatcCGTTGCCGCGTCCCAGCCTCCTTGGCCACTGCCGCCGCAgcaaggagagaggaggggcacAGCGGAGCTGCCGTGGAGGTCGGTGAGCCGTCGGCTGGAGCTCGTTTGCTGCCAGCGGCCGTCGGTGGACTGAGGAGGCAGCTGGCGGATTGAGGAGAGTGGAGTGGagatattttatatttgttttttagaATTTAGGGTGTGTGAGCGCGCTAAAATTTGTACATTATGTTAATTGAAAACACATTAGAAGATGACAAGGGCTGGTATGAAAAGTTGAAAACACTCCGCTGTGAGAGAGGAGGTGTGATCTCATATCTCAGTCTACATGGCATATGAGGATCCTCATTTTGAGTAGCTTGCACTGCTATTGCAAAACATGGGTTTGTGTCTATGGCCCCATGCTATAGCGAGGGATAAAACGATTATCAGAATAatcttttatatatgtttcaccGTTAAGGATCTGTTTTTTGAAACTTGTTCACTTAATTATTGGAATGGATGATTTTTTGCACGCTTCAAAAAATATGTTCTCTAAAATATTTTCTTACTGGTATTTGCTTAGACCACTTAAGTTATttattaatataatttatttcttaaaatattaaaataatcgAGTAGATAATCGATACAAAAAACCATTTAAATAATCTAAACCAATCTAGGTCCAGATTAGTTAATTCTATTTTCTCTCATCTCTCATAAAGAGACGTTGTCTCGATTGTATTTAGCCGTTAAATAACTAAATCTATATATGAATCAAATATTGTCTTTTTTCTTTATCTTCTCTTTTCACACAAGATATATCAGCTTAATTATTTTTGGCTTCAGATGATCGATACACGATAGTTCAAATTATTGCTCGGTCTTCTATTAAACTATTTATCATTTCAATTATTCTAGCCTTTTGTACGATGACTAATCAAACATGAGTTTACAAAATGCAAGTCGATCATGTCATTTCGCTATAAAACAATCCATCTTGCATTTAATTTCTATCATAGTCATACAATATTCTCCAAAcaaccactggtggagaaaccatctttcgtcggtcggccgaattccacaatagtcccggttgcaataaaaaccggggctaaagacggttaaaaagggtaacggacatatttgatctttagtcccggttcaaatgctgtcagggcctgtcaggcccccccgggatctttagtcccggttggtaactttagtcccggttggtgttaccaaccggggctaaagatccccaaccgggactaaagatcccggggatctttagccccggttggtaacaccaactgggactaaagtcccatccctatatatatgtcttcttcctcctccagttgCCCGAGCAAGCTACAAAATTTCTTctaaaaagaggggaggtcatgccaaaatttctagtgaatttattttggtgattatatacaaatcggaggtgcctaaaaggttagcaacttcatcctccaatgttttttttgtcatattacatttggagctatgttttgcacacttttttgtctccaaaatttagttgtaagttgatgagagagaaaatttgtgtggggaagaaagaatatatagaaatttagtttatttgctaaagaaggttttataaaatagttgagaaggaaaatatagtgaaagttaatcttaaataatagaaaacaaactaaaatgaaaattaaaagaagtaaaacacattaatattagtttaaaactttagaaatagtaaataagaattatttggtgtaatattttataatttttgtatgaataatgatatgtcattattgtatgactgttgaaagagtttgtaattattttataattattgtatgactgtcattattgtaagaataattatttgtgtacgattttttttcatgtcatgtagatggatcggcaatggatgtacgttGACCGGcagtccaaagagtttattgacggcgtgcattattttttgagagtggccgaagctaacaggcataagggttttatttgttgtccatgcaataagtgcaagaatcagaaggagtattctgcatccaggactattcatttccacttgtttgagtcggggttcatgccaagctataattgttggacagcccacggagagcaaggtgttgaaatggaacaagatgaagtggaagacgacaatattccgaactttgctcagtacgttggatttgaaggaaatcaaacgggcgaggaggaaagggatgctgatggtaacgacgttgcggatgatcttggtcagatattgcaggatgccaaggaggactgcgaaagtgaaaagggggcccataaattggacaagatgttagaggaccacagaacatcgttgtacccaggttgcgagcaggggcaaaaaaaagttggataccactctggagttcttgcaatggaaggcaaaaaatggtgttagtgacaaggcatttggcgatttattgaaactcgtcaagaacattcttccggagggaaacaaattgcccgagacaacgtacgaggctaagaagatagtctgccctctaggactggaagttcagaagattcacgcatgtccgaataattgtatcctatatcgcggtgaggagtatgagaacctagaaacatgccctgtttgcaaagcactacgataaacgattagacgagatgatccaggagaagttgacgggcagctaacaaagaagagaattcctgctaaggtgatgtggtatttccctataataccacggctaaggcgtttgttcaggaacaagtggaatgctagaatgatgcgatagcacgctgaagagcgtcaacaggacgggatgctgagacactccgccgatggttcgcagtggcgaaacatcgacagaaaatttaaagactttagAAAGGACGCatgaaacatacggtttggtttgagtacggatggcatgaatccttttggagagatgagcagcggccatagcacttggcccgttatgatgtgtatctacaacctcccccctggctatgcatgaagaggaagtacataatgatgcggattattattcaaggccccaagcaacctggtaacgacatcgatgtgtacctaagaccactggtcgaagatcttaaagtgttgtggaagaaggaaggtgtccccgtgtgggacgaggacaaacatgaggagtttaacctatgagcgctgctgttcgtaaccattaacgattggcctgcacttagcaagctatccggacagtccaacaaggggtacaaggcttgcactcactgtatggatgaaacagaaagtacgtatcttaagcactgtaggaaggttgtgtacatgggtcatcgtcgattccgtgcagcaaaccacccggtacggaagaaaggcaagcactttgaacataaggcggaccaccgtacgaaacCTAAACATCACACCGTAAGAGGCCTGGAAgtcagcctatagagagcgaagatggtcacgcggcgatgtggaaaaagaactctaaattttgggagttaccctattgggaattcttggacgtccgccacacaatcgacgtgatgcacctcactaagaacctttgcgtaaaccttcttggcttcctaggtgtatatgaaaagtcgaaagatacactggaagcacgtaatgatctgaagcatatggaacaacgcggcgaccttcactcggaaccaaaggagaaaggaagccattacttgagtccagccagctacactcttagcaaggcagagaaggaaagtatgtttgaatgcttggagagcataaaggtaccgtctggatactccaagaatatcaagcgaataataagcacgaaggagaagaagttcacaaacctaaagtctcatgactgtcacgtgttgatgacacaacggCTACCAGTTGttataaggggtatccttccagacaatgtccgggcaacaataacaaagctatgtgcattcatgaacgcaatttcgtagaaggtcatcgatccggatagattagaagcccttcagaatgatgtggtgcaatgtcttgtcagttttgagttgatatttccaccttcatttttcaatataatgacgcatctgctttgtcaccttgtcaaagagatcagtattctcgggcctgtgtacctacacaacatgtttcctttcgagaggtacatgggcgctctgaagaagtatgttcgtaaccatGCTCGTctagaggcaagcatcgccaaggggtatggaacagaggaggttaTCGAATTTTgcatagaatttattgaagaccttcgcccaatcggggtacctgaatcacgccatgaagggagactacggggaaagggaactctcggaaggaaagcaataatgacggtagacaacaatttattccgtaaagcccatttcacggttctgcaacaatctttaTTGGTAgttccttacatcgaggagcacttggctctagttcgcgccagaaacatcggtaagtccgatgcatgtattacacggcatcacattaatactttccccgcgtggctacgacaacatctcatgggtaacgagacgatcaaccaacaactggccttcctagcgaggggaccatctgggtcgatcgcgacattctagggatatgagatcaatgggtacacattctacacgagagcccaagacatgaagagcacgaaccaaaacagcgctgttcgtatcgatgccatgggacacgatggaacaactagcacgtattacggtgccatcgaggacatatgggaacttgactatggtcctctcaaggtccctctgttacggtgccaatgggttaggttgactggtggaggcgtaatgattgatgacagtgggatgacaacggttgaccttaacaaggttggatactcggacgaaccttttgtccttgccaatgatgtaacgcaagtcttttacgtgaaggacatgtctagcaaaggaaaaaagggcagagggcctgacgagccgaagcgtcacgtggttctcccaggaaaaagaaaaatcgtcggagttgaggataagactgacgaggattacgatcagtttgatgagcaaccccctttcatggtgacgattgaccctagcatcctcctatgaaatgaagacaccccttactcacgtagcgatcacaaggagggaacaatagtgaggagaaagtacgtgcggtcaaccgtcaccgtcgatgtattgccgtaattattgtgtacacgatgtaaactattttggatgtattgattattcatataaatcaatttttgtatggcatatgttaattacgtacaattattagaggttttaacaattttaaatcatgtaatTGCTAGTTACatgcgataattagaatttttaaaagttttaaatcatgcatgtggcatttacatatgatacttagagtttttaacaattttaaatcatgtatatgctagttatgtgcgataattagaatttttaaaagttttaagtcatgcatgtggcatttacatatgttacttagagtttttaacaattttaaatcatgcatatgctagttatatgcgataattaggatttttaaaagttttaaatcatgcttgtggcatttacatatgttaattagagtttttaacaattaatttaatatcattcatatgctaattatatatgattattcgaatttttattaattttaaatcatgcatgtcgtatgtatttacatatgttaattagagtttttaacaattaatttaatatcattcatatgctaattatataagattattagaatttttattaattttaaatcatgcatgtcgtatgtatatacatatgttaattacaatttttaacaatttaatatcattcatatgctaagtatatatgattattagaatttttattaattttaaatcatatatttgcttattacgttttatccacttaatttactacagacaacaataattttttgaagtaattgtcattaatttttcgactttaaataattttaatgcactattttctattttagaaacacatatgtaatggaaattAATATTCAGTGCACTTATTAGTAGTCCcagttcttaaccctaaccgggtttaaaaagaatttggaaatagcgggaaaatatctttagtcccggttgatgagaacaaccgggagtaaagatagctttactcccggttgttgagaacaaccgatctttagtcccggttgttctcaacaaccgggagtaaagatatatttactcccggttgttctcatcaaccgggactaaagatctaggggcatatatattcccgatgcgcgccctcgtcttctccaccaacacttagaagttttttccccgatcgatctctctcggcttctccttcgctggcactgcctagggcatccccgcgccgacgccaccgtcgtatctcgccgtcgtctcgcgtgCGTCGTTgtagccgcctccgccgcctccgccgccgccgcatctctgggctgagagccgccgccgcctccctctctctctctccgatcttgatctctctctctctccccaaaccgccgccggccgcctcgttgccgacgccgccgccgacgtcgtcgcggccgaacccgactccgccgcgccgacgatGCCGACCCAGACCTTGATGCGGCCGGCACCGGCAACACCGTCGCCTGGCAGTGCCGACGAAGCCGCtccacgacgccgcggcggcacgacaCGCCGAGACGCCAAGACACCGCAGCGGCACGGCACCGCcgtgccgccacgccgccgccgcgccaagccgcagtcgcgccgccccgccgccgctccgctgccgccacgtgaacgaacgaacgtgaacgtgaacatGAACGAACGAACTt
This window encodes:
- the LOC4338430 gene encoding uncharacterized protein isoform X2, which produces MAAADAVAPDDGDHAVLRDDERGIPRSLSLLAALVEAEALCHATAADADADSDLIRAFRGGATPTVRIAAPRGRRGSSSTRPPRTDSSPSRSSWAPSSAGPSTGSRRGGPWCSRPARTPRSARGRWPASNGASLLPSITACSSVPTSSTGSVVSWSEGRGQAGDAAAAVLAGRGRRRKLWREKRRMAAAASGPPCRRHLSSPTRTTISASTGSIIFT
- the LOC4338430 gene encoding cyclin-P4-1-like isoform X1; this encodes MAAADAVAPDDGDHAVLRDDERGIPRSLSLLAALVEAEALCHATAADADADSDLIRAFRGGATPTVRIGEFLERIHTFIQQESVRHVIEIQGACYVLAGIYLIRFIRSGAAREAGILIDPSTAHRLVAVAIFVGAKFGGPIYRLPTRWTVVFETSSDAAIRAREMAGLERRFLIAVDYRLFVRADQFDWFCRVLERGPRPSGRCGGGGAGRKRTAAEAVEGEAEDGRRRVRASLPPPSVVAN